The following nucleotide sequence is from Synchiropus splendidus isolate RoL2022-P1 chromosome 1, RoL_Sspl_1.0, whole genome shotgun sequence.
AATCTTGATGTATTTGCTCCTGATGCATATTAACTGTCATGACGCAATTCCTTTTTGTCctgacttgttttcttttttactccAGATACCCCAGTTTATCTTAGACGACTGTTGCTGGAGAGGAGTACCATCTAGAATTATATGTACACAGCCCAGACGTTTAGCTGCGATTGCTGTGGCAGAGAGAGTTGCTGCTGAACGTGGAGAAATAGTGGGCCACACAGTCGGATATCATATCAGGCTAAAAAGCAGGTATATGAAAAATTACAGATTTGAATGCTCATTTTGAATTAAGTGATTTCCTGCCTTTAACATTGGAATAGCATTTGCAATagattaagtgttttttttttaatctgcaaaAGTCACATCAACCTACTATCATTCTGGTACGTAACAACACAATACTCATCTCAGGGTAGTAACTATAACAGGGTTCACTTCCAACTTTAGTTTTTCTATTCATATGATTGACATGAGGTTGAGTTTTGGTTTTCCTTTCAAGCAACATGcttgtatgttttcattttccacaaTCCAAAGTTCCACCCCTGAAGTACATAACTTAAGGGGCACCAAGCTGTACTGTCAAATCAAACTGTATCCTAGATTTACccaccaacaaaaacatttgcctTGTGACTTGTGACTGTCGTCCTTTGTGTGAACCTTTTTCTGTGACATTACAGAGTGTCTCCAAAGACTCTGCTCACTTTCTGTACTTGTGGAGTTTTCCTTCGAACACTGATGTTGGGAGATGCTAGCTTGAGAGATGTCACGCACGTGATTGTGGTGAGTCCCAATATGATACCTGttgtttgtgatttatttgattaaaaaaaaaacaggtgccTGAAAAGAGCACCTTTAAGTgttaaaaaatgatgtcataTATGCACGAATAAGAATGCCAAGACACTTGTATACAAACAGCCAGTTAGCCACATATTTGTGCTGTTTCCTTCTACTCACCTGCACTGCTCAGGAAGTAACAGAATTACTTACAACTACTACAGTGATACTTTGGGAAAATTACAGCGTCAAAGtaaaattcatttttgtattaaaaaagTTAAGAAGGTAAGCATCaaaagtttgaaaatgtgtttcccagGACGAAGTGCATGAGCGTGATGGCCTAGCTGACTTCCTGCTCACCAAGATGCGGGAAGTGCTTCAGAAGTCACCCACGATCAAACTGATCCTCTCCAGTGCTGCCCTCGATGTAGATCTGTTCCTGAACTACTTTGGCTCCTGCCCCATTATCCACTGTATGTGATCTAGAAAACTCTGACGTTTTCCCACTGTGGCACTTGTTGACTGTTTGAATGCTGTTCTAGTGAAAGGAAGACAGTTTGTTGTGAACGAGTTTTTCCTCGAGGACATTCTCAGACTGACTGACTTTGGCAACCGGGACAAAATGAAGTATAAGGAAGAGACAGAAAAAGGTGaggatttttaaatatttaaaaaaattttaCTACTGTATGAACTTTGTAATTTACATCCCTTCTCATGGTCCATGCTTATTCTGTGTGCCCTATTTACAGAGGAGCAGAAACGGAAGGTTCTAACAGACTGGTGTAAAGCTGTGGTAACTTCTGTTGATGAAGAACAGAGCGCTCAAGTTTCTTCCCTGGACCTGCTTGGTGACAGCAATGACTTGACAACAGGGGACAATCCATCTAACAGTCAGGTGATACGATTATTTGGATGAACTGCAAGCACACTTTTCATATGAGGATGATTAATGTACAAATTGATTAGAATAGCATATCTTTTTTAATGCACGCTTCCTGATCGTGATGCTGATGCAGCTAGTAAATCTGATTCACCCTGTGAGTTTATGGTTATAGGGCATGAATGCAGCTGGACAGCAGCTGGTGCCGTGGCTCTATAGAGAGATGGATACCTGCATTTCCCTCATTTTCCTCAAGGAAGACCTGGAGGCCTTCACTCAGCTCTTCAACCTCATTCACTATGAGAATGTGGATGGTATGTTTTAAGAAGATGCAACACAAGATTTGTGTTGCTTCGTAGTGGGtttcaagaaaaagaaacagtttGTGCAGTGATCACAACAGAGACTTGTGAATATCtgtatgatttttttcccctttttcttAATTTAGTGGACTACACTCACAGTGAGACAGGAGCTACTGCTCTGATGGTCACCGCAGGAAGAGGGTTAGTCTCACAagtggagcagctgctcagcatGGGGGCCGATGTTCATAAGAAATCTTCAAATGGATGGTAGGGAGGATGATTTCTGAATCCTTCTCACGTACTTGACTCTTTTTAGTACAATTCTGTCTCGTCACAGGACTGCTATAGACTTTGCTACCCACTTCCAGCAGACAGAGGCATTGGATCTTCTTCAATCTCAGATGTGAGTTCTGCAATCTCTGAGCAACACATAGAGGTCATTGAAATTGCCTTTGTCGAGAGCCCAAGGTGTAACAGTAAACTACATGTTAAAAATTAAGTTGGAATGAAGGGGAATCACcaagtctctcacacacacatctaatTTATCAACTGTGAGTGATGATTGTGCAGTGTTTCAACATTAGAATATGCCTTAAATCATAttgtgattttgtgtttaatactgGTTGAATGAATGCAGACACCTCTATTTTCTGTGTGAGTGACGTCAAGGGAAACTCTAGAAAAAGATTTTTATCTCAATTTATTTGGACTCACAATACATTATGTTATACGTTGCCTCCAGGCCCGTCCTCCTGAGGTTCTCCATTCTCCAAATTGGAAGAAGGTTTGAGGCTAAAGACCCAAGGTCTATTTACTTTGACTGCTGCCCTCAGAAAAAAGCAGATATGAagcaaaacaatttttcaaaaatgtattatgtaaatatttttcattatcaGAGAACAACACTTTACTTACTTGACTGACAAGAATTAATCCTAACTCCTGAGGTCATGTCCGTTCATTATTGTAAGGGAAGTTAACACATGCTATTAGTTCTGATTAGAAGAACAATGAGAATGGAGGATAAAACTTTGATATATGATATTGATAAACAGGATAATGGTAAAAATGAGTAATTTACAGAGAACACCTGCATGTTTCACTGTGACAGTAACTAGATGATATTTGAAGTAATATCCTAACTTTATTTGCACAGTCTGTTAGGAGAGGCTGCAAGTGTGGAGGAGCCTGTGGTGGTGCAGTGTGACAGTGTGGAGCTCAGTGCAGAAGACCAGGAGACACTGAAGCAGTACCACCACAGTTTTGACGATGAGCTGGTGGATGTGGATCTAATTATTGAACTCCTTTACTACATCTGCAGTACCTCCAGCGAAGGTAAGGCACAGCACCAATATGAATGCTTCCAAGACTATTTGGGGTCAGAGTGAAAAGTGTACCATCCTGTGGGACAGTGTACACAAACATGATTGAGTTCATCTTGCAGGCGCTGTTCTCATTTTTCTTCCTGGCTACAATGAGATAGTGACTCTCAAAGACAGAATCCTTTATGACGATAAAAGGTTCTGCACCAACTGTGAAAAGTAAGTGGACTATTATTTCAGTGTTTAATTGATTTCAGTTTCAGTGAAGAGAAGTTTTCTGTCGATTATTTAATGGTTCTAACGACTTCCTCATCCGTTTTCTTTTATTAGACATTCATTATTGACAGCCTTCAAAGATGAGGCTTAAACAAGGGGATGTTGGTGATCATCACCTTTTTCGTGAAgttgcgtgtctgtgtgtcacAGGTACCAGGTGTTCACCCTCCATTCAGACATGCATGCCATGGACCAGAAGCGAGCCATGAAGCCTTCTCCACCTGGTGTCAGGAAGCTCGTATGactcatttcatcatttttgctttttatttaaattagcTTTTTTCTTTACTGAAATGTTTGTGCTTTGCACAGAAATACTTCCTACATGAATTCTTGTGCTCATCATGCATTTAATCTGTTAAACAGGTGTTTGacccaaatttgtttttttcagattcttTCCACAAACATTGCTGAGACGAGCATCACAATCAATGATGTGGTCTTTGTCATTGATTCAGGAAAAGTGAAAGAGGTATATGAACTACAATCTTTTTTTTAGCAATTATGTTGTGATTTCACAAACAGTTTTCACATAAATAGTCTTTTGCAGAAATCCTTTGATACCATTAGCCATGTATCGATGTTGAAGTCAGTTTGGATCTCAAAAGCAAGTGCTCTGCAGCGGAAAGGAAGGTAAAAACCATGCAAAAACCgtacatattttattgttttttttgcaaacaCTATCCATTCTCCTCTGGGGAATGTAGAAGGTTtcctaaaaacaaataaaaaaagatttttttgatGGCACTATATTTTAACTAGCAATTCTTTACCCCTCCTAAGGGCTGGCCGCTGCAGACCAGGGGTTTGTTTTCGCCTATACAGTCGTCTTAGGTTTAACAGCATGCTGGAGTTCCAGGTTCCCCAGTTGCAACGGATGGCTCTGCAGGTAGGAAGTCGTTGGTTTCAACGTCATgcagattggggaacacatattaatcATTAATAAACCTTGGCCATTTACTGTCAACAATGATCattgtgttgtttagagtgagaTTTCGGTGACCATTCCAGGGTAGAATATACTCAACAATACAGTTACAATACAGTAATCATTACTTTTGTAATCATTAATTACTGGATAATAATCTGCTAATACACATAAAAATTAGTAGTTTATGGTTGTCTACGTTCCAAAATCGGATGTGCAcctatttatttagttttgttttgaacattTCAAAGGGTTTCTTAGAGGTATGCGGGCTTTAGTTAAGTTAGACTCtgttagggatgggcgataacttattgtacacgatataccgGCAAAAACAATCCCTGTGATGAGAATtttgcatctcacgataaatttgataaacaaaCGGCACACTTGCCGCATTAGACTGCCATATATGAATATGACCCACCCATGATGGCGCACCGCCCTATGTTTAttgttaaacataaacaaattcCGCTGATAAGTTTcatgataaaacagtttcaGGAAAGACTGTAGTGTGTTCAACACATATTGTAGAATGAAAGTGTATTTATCATGACAattgtaattatatatatatatcatatatcttgtttttttttaaaccgtgaTTGTCTGTCAATCCTGTCGGTAAAAGGCAGAGATTGCTCTGCAATGGTCAGCAACATGTTGTCACTACCCTGATCCTTGATTTTGTCGACGAAATGTGGGTTGCTCTGCTACTGCCTAGCTGTTatcaagataaataaatagttaataAATATAATTGCAGTTTGCCTCATATAATATTCATATGTTATTCATGTACTGTACTCCCTTTTAGGAACTATGTCTGCAGACCAAAATGTTGGCACCCTCCCTCTGCTCAATAGCAGACTTCTTATCAAAAGCTCCTCAGCCTCCCCCAGTTCACACCATCAAAACTGCTATACAGATGTTGAAGGTAAAAACAGTTAAGATCAGTGATACCATTCTTTACCAACAATTGAGTGCCCACAATTAAAACATGAAATCTTGCTGTCCTCCCTGCTCCTCTTCCAGACAATAGATGCGCTGGACCAGAATGAAGATCTGACTCACCTTGGCTACCATTTAGCTGATCTACCTGTGGAACCTCATCTGGGCAAGATGGTGCTGTGTGGTGTGGTCCTCAAGTGCTTGGACCCCATCCTCACCATCGCCTGTACCCTGGGCTACCGGGACCCCTTTGTTCTACCTGCTCAGGCCTCTCACAAGAGAGCTGCTCTCCTCCGCCGCCTCAGCTTCACCGCCAACACCTACAGTGATCACATGGCTCTACTCAGAATCTTCCAGGTTAGTTCCCACTCTCAGACAGGATGGTTGATCTCACAAAATAAAGGTTCAATGATACTGTTACTTCATAACAGTAAAACTATATAGTAAAAATATAACTAATTTGTCCTCCAAATTATGCCAGAATTGTCCATCTCAACTGTTGTGAACTTGACACTTTTAATTTGTATACTTAAATTATCATttgtcaaacacatttttgtttgaaaaaaacaaattactgTCAATGACTGCACAAAGTTTATTGTACAAAACCTGCAGGgcattgttttcttctgtttgctttCAGGCATGGCAGAAGGCCTGTGCCGATGGTTGCGAAAGGACTTTTTGTGAGAAGAACTTCTTGTCACAGGCCACAATGGACATGATTCTTGGCATGAGAACTCATTTGCTGGGTCAGCTCCGTGCAATTGGTCAGTTTCTCTTTATTAAAATTAACACGGATCATTCATCACACACAATATAGGAGTTTcatagtttattttttaaactttaaatacagtggaaatcagcaattaaaaaatgaacttcACACATTTGCTGTTTCATCAGCTCAGTATCATACATGGGGACGTTTGTGTCAAAAGGTTTTGGTTGGCACAAAAAAACTTAATGAACAGAAGTAGCACTGGCCAGGAGTTATATTTTGCGTCCTTGTTTTGAATGGAGCATCTTCTTCGCCAGGATTTGTGCGCGCTCATGGGGGCTGCGATATCCGTGATGTGAACATGAACTCGGACAACTGGGCGGTAGTGAAGGCTGCGTTGGTGGCCGGCATGTACCCCAATCTGGTTTACATGAACAAGGAGGGATCTAGACCATCcacaaacaaggaaaaaaaggttCTCTTTCACCCCACGTCCATCCTAAGTCACTACCAGCTGAAGAAGGTAAGAGGGCAGTTGAAATGGTCAGGTTGTCAGTAATGAGTGGTAAATCACAAATAATACTTTTATGTCTGTTTAAAATGAACACAACAGGAGCAAATAgcgtgaaaaacacaaaaagtctTGTGGTTTGCTGCTTAGGGATGCAAAAGCCCTTTACAACATCATGAACTTGTTTATTGCAAAGGTAGAGTAGGGacacatgatgacatcacaacacaTCCTAATGGCATATTCATAGGAACAAACCTCCAAACTGGTGTGTTTGTGGTATTTTGCAGACCTAAATTGTCGTTTGCAGTCTGGAGGATCACTTCGTAGATGAGTTAACACGTAATTTAAATATGCACATACCCACTCGTAAACCCTCTGAAAGTTAAGAAGAATTCAAACTTCATATTTAGACACTGTGACTAGTCTGTTGGTAAAAATGACTAAGGATTATGAAACTGCAATTTACTTTGTGTTTTGGAACTGTTTAATTTATTAAGCATTGATCTTTCAAACATATTCCTCCTATGAAGCTCTTAAGACCCACAACTGAAGCTCACATTTGACTATGGTCACAATCCTGGGAGCACAAAACATCAACATGTGACATCTGACTGTTGCTTGTCATTGATCTCTTATTGCGATAGATAAGGTAAGGTTAGATATCCTTTACTGTACTGCTATGTCACGTTGTTGCTTGTTTGATATTCAGAGCACTTCAGGCAAGTTGGACCCCCAGCTTCCCACCGACTGGTTGATCTACGATGAGATGAGCCGAATCAACAGGGTGGCCAGTGTGCGCTGTTGCTCCTTAGTAACACCCATCACGATTGCCATATTCGGTGGCTGTGCCAGAACATTTGCTCCTGCCCTGCAGGATTCTGCTTCCCAGAAAGGTCCTCATATCCATGTTAACCCTTACAATGATACATGACTGGGAAGAACCACAGATGTTGACCTGactttgttttcatgtctcTTTCAGAGGCCCCACTGAATGACAGTGATAGTGAGGCAGAGGAAGTAGCTGAGTTGAGGATTGATGATTGGCTTGTGTTCCACATGGACAAAGAGGTGGGAACGTGTGCTGCAAATTTAAAATTCTTTGTCTGAATCTTAAAAATTTGAAGCAGGTCATTAAAAAGCGTGAAAAGCCCGGTCTGAAATGGCTTGAAAAGGCATTAACTTTAATGTTCATAGGCATGAAAATTATTACAAATATATCGGTACTCTGTCTCGGCAAGTACTCAGTAGTCAGTAATCGTGCTCTTTTGTCCCATCTACCTCCGCCTCAGTACTATGGACCGACCGGACGGGGCGCCGACCTAGGCTCCCTGTATTa
It contains:
- the LOC128762267 gene encoding 3'-5' RNA helicase YTHDC2 isoform X1, whose product is MSKKGAKGHKKTKPPPPGSFKEIHIDEEVKISVSLSLERFHLSDEKEMQFPSSLTSTERAFIHRLAQSQGYISKSTGKGSSRFLTIKKKSSTYNSQPTYPLRLCHNSLTLIRNLLQRYPASNKEDSRSVVPDHDNSTDKSKTNGRLIYSIPLVPQRRSPSEFDTFRSSLPVHERQEEITQLIRENRVVLVLGETGSGKTTQIPQFILDDCCWRGVPSRIICTQPRRLAAIAVAERVAAERGEIVGHTVGYHIRLKSRVSPKTLLTFCTCGVFLRTLMLGDASLRDVTHVIVDEVHERDGLADFLLTKMREVLQKSPTIKLILSSAALDVDLFLNYFGSCPIIHLKGRQFVVNEFFLEDILRLTDFGNRDKMKYKEETEKEEQKRKVLTDWCKAVVTSVDEEQSAQVSSLDLLGDSNDLTTGDNPSNSQGMNAAGQQLVPWLYREMDTCISLIFLKEDLEAFTQLFNLIHYENVDVDYTHSETGATALMVTAGRGLVSQVEQLLSMGADVHKKSSNGWTAIDFATHFQQTEALDLLQSQILLGEAASVEEPVVVQCDSVELSAEDQETLKQYHHSFDDELVDVDLIIELLYYICSTSSEGAVLIFLPGYNEIVTLKDRILYDDKRFCTNCEKYQVFTLHSDMHAMDQKRAMKPSPPGVRKLILSTNIAETSITINDVVFVIDSGKVKEKSFDTISHVSMLKSVWISKASALQRKGRAGRCRPGVCFRLYSRLRFNSMLEFQVPQLQRMALQELCLQTKMLAPSLCSIADFLSKAPQPPPVHTIKTAIQMLKTIDALDQNEDLTHLGYHLADLPVEPHLGKMVLCGVVLKCLDPILTIACTLGYRDPFVLPAQASHKRAALLRRLSFTANTYSDHMALLRIFQAWQKACADGCERTFCEKNFLSQATMDMILGMRTHLLGQLRAIGFVRAHGGCDIRDVNMNSDNWAVVKAALVAGMYPNLVYMNKEGSRPSTNKEKKVLFHPTSILSHYQLKKSTSGKLDPQLPTDWLIYDEMSRINRVASVRCCSLVTPITIAIFGGCARTFAPALQDSASQKEAPLNDSDSEAEEVAELRIDDWLVFHMDKEAAELVSELKRRWHSLFLKRIRYPSKPWSLQDEAFIHTVVNVLSVQEELDGLLQPVGIGQRPRPMAAEDDQIKMRNPRSKFPSTPDTSQYKVASATKVPQKRYSNTSGSPSCNQGASFSGKQHLRSYSPQLSFSTTRYFIMKSSNAGNIEVSQQKGIWSTTPNNETKLVKAFQKNHPVILFFSVQSSGHFQGYARMTSTVTWDSCHDWGFTGLGGVFKVEWIKKEHVSFHCTKHIQNQWNDNKNVQMSRDGQELDTNAGRKLMFVWDDMGSNQ
- the LOC128762267 gene encoding 3'-5' RNA helicase YTHDC2 isoform X3, with the translated sequence MSKKGAKGHKKTKPPPPGSFKEIHIDEEVKISVSLSLERFHLSDEKEMQFPSSLTSTERAFIHRLAQSQGYISKSTGKGSSRFLTIKKKSSTYNSQPTYPLRLCHNSLTLIRNLLQRYPASNKEDSRSVVPDHDNSTDKSKTNGRLIYSIPLVPQRRSPSEFDTFRSSLPVHERQEEITQLIRENRVVLVLGETGSGKTTQIPQFILDDCCWRGVPSRIICTQPRRLAAIAVAERVAAERGEIVGHTVGYHIRLKSRVSPKTLLTFCTCGVFLRTLMLGDASLRDVTHVIVDEVHERDGLADFLLTKMREVLQKSPTIKLILSSAALDVDLFLNYFGSCPIIHLKGRQFVVNEFFLEDILRLTDFGNRDKMKYKEETEKEEQKRKVLTDWCKAVVTSVDEEQSAQVSSLDLLGDSNDLTTGDNPSNSQGMNAAGQQLVPWLYREMDTCISLIFLKEDLEAFTQLFNLIHYENVDVDYTHSETGATALMVTAGRGLVSQVEQLLSMGADVHKKSSNGWTAIDFATHFQQTEALDLLQSQILLGEAASVEEPVVVQCDSVELSAEDQETLKQYHHSFDDELVDVDLIIELLYYICSTSSEGAVLIFLPGYNEIVTLKDRILYDDKRFCTNCEKYQVFTLHSDMHAMDQKRAMKPSPPGVRKLILSTNIAETSITINDVVFVIDSGKVKEKSFDTISHVSMLKSVWISKASALQRKGRAGRCRPGVCFRLYSRLRFNSMLEFQVPQLQRMALQELCLQTKMLAPSLCSIADFLSKAPQPPPVHTIKTAIQMLKTIDALDQNEDLTHLGYHLADLPVEPHLGKMVLCGVVLKCLDPILTIACTLGYRDPFVLPAQASHKRAALLRRLSFTANTYSDHMALLRIFQAWQKACADGCERTFCEKNFLSQATMDMILGMRTHLLGQLRAIGFVRAHGGCDIRDVNMNSDNWAVVKAALVAGMYPNLVYMNKEGSRPSTNKEKKVLFHPTSILSHYQLKKSTSGKLDPQLPTDWLIYDEMSRINRVASVRCCSLVTPITIAIFGGCARTFAPALQDSASQKEAPLNDSDSEAEEVAELRIDDWLVFHMDKEAAELVSELKRRWHSLFLKRIRYPSKPWSLQDEAFIHTVVNVLSVQEELDGLLQPVGIGQRPRPMAAEDDQIKMRNPRSKFPSTPDTSQYKVASATKVPQKSNI
- the LOC128762267 gene encoding 3'-5' RNA helicase YTHDC2 isoform X4 — protein: MSKKGAKGHKKTKPPPPGSFKEIHIDEEVKISVSLSLERFHLSDEKEMQFPSSLTSTERAFIHRLAQSQGYISKSTGKGSSRFLTIKKKSSTYNSQPTYPLRLCHNSLTLIRNLLQRYPASNKEDSRSVVPDHDNSTDKSKTNGRLIYSIPLVPQRRSPSEFDTFRSSLPVHERQEEITQLIRENRVVLVLGETGSGKTTQIPQFILDDCCWRGVPSRIICTQPRRLAAIAVAERVAAERGEIVGHTVGYHIRLKSRVSPKTLLTFCTCGVFLRTLMLGDASLRDVTHVIVDEVHERDGLADFLLTKMREVLQKSPTIKLILSSAALDVDLFLNYFGSCPIIHLKGRQFVVNEFFLEDILRLTDFGNRDKMKYKEETEKEEQKRKVLTDWCKAVVTSVDEEQSAQVSSLDLLGDSNDLTTGDNPSNSQGMNAAGQQLVPWLYREMDTCISLIFLKEDLEAFTQLFNLIHYENVDVDYTHSETGATALMVTAGRGLVSQVEQLLSMGADVHKKSSNGWTAIDFATHFQQTEALDLLQSQILLGEAASVEEPVVVQCDSVELSAEDQETLKQYHHSFDDELVDVDLIIELLYYICSTSSEGAVLIFLPGYNEIVTLKDRILYDDKRFCTNCEKYQVFTLHSDMHAMDQKRAMKPSPPGVRKLILSTNIAETSITINDVVFVIDSGKVKEKSFDTISHVSMLKSVWISKASALQRKGRAGRCRPGVCFRLYSRLRFNSMLEFQVPQLQRMALQELCLQTKMLAPSLCSIADFLSKAPQPPPVHTIKTAIQMLKTIDALDQNEDLTHLGYHLADLPVEPHLGKMVLCGVVLKCLDPILTIACTLGYRDPFVLPAQASHKRAALLRRLSFTANTYSDHMALLRIFQAWQKACADGCERTFCEKNFLSQATMDMILGMRTHLLGQLRAIGFVRAHGGCDIRDVNMNSDNWAVVKAALVAGMYPNLVYMNKEGSRPSTNKEKKVLFHPTSILSHYQLKKSTSGKLDPQLPTDWLIYDEMSRINRVASVRCCSLVTPITIAIFGGCARTFAPALQDSASQKEAPLNDSDSEAEEVAELRIDDWLVFHMDKEAAELVSELKRRWHSLFLKRIRYPSKPWSLQDEAFIHTVVNVLSVQEELDGLLQPVGIGQRPRPMAAEDDQIKMRNPRSKFPSTPDTSQVASATKVPQKSNI
- the LOC128762267 gene encoding 3'-5' RNA helicase YTHDC2 isoform X2 is translated as MSKKGAKGHKKTKPPPPGSFKEIHIDEEVKISVSLSLERFHLSDEKEMQFPSSLTSTERAFIHRLAQSQGYISKSTGKGSSRFLTIKKKSSTYNSQPTYPLRLCHNSLTLIRNLLQRYPASNKEDSRSVVPDHDNSTDKSKTNGRLIYSIPLVPQRRSPSEFDTFRSSLPVHERQEEITQLIRENRVVLVLGETGSGKTTQIPQFILDDCCWRGVPSRIICTQPRRLAAIAVAERVAAERGEIVGHTVGYHIRLKSRVSPKTLLTFCTCGVFLRTLMLGDASLRDVTHVIVDEVHERDGLADFLLTKMREVLQKSPTIKLILSSAALDVDLFLNYFGSCPIIHLKGRQFVVNEFFLEDILRLTDFGNRDKMKYKEETEKEEQKRKVLTDWCKAVVTSVDEEQSAQVSSLDLLGDSNDLTTGDNPSNSQGMNAAGQQLVPWLYREMDTCISLIFLKEDLEAFTQLFNLIHYENVDVDYTHSETGATALMVTAGRGLVSQVEQLLSMGADVHKKSSNGWTAIDFATHFQQTEALDLLQSQILLGEAASVEEPVVVQCDSVELSAEDQETLKQYHHSFDDELVDVDLIIELLYYICSTSSEGAVLIFLPGYNEIVTLKDRILYDDKRFCTNCEKYQVFTLHSDMHAMDQKRAMKPSPPGVRKLILSTNIAETSITINDVVFVIDSGKVKEKSFDTISHVSMLKSVWISKASALQRKGRAGRCRPGVCFRLYSRLRFNSMLEFQVPQLQRMALQELCLQTKMLAPSLCSIADFLSKAPQPPPVHTIKTAIQMLKTIDALDQNEDLTHLGYHLADLPVEPHLGKMVLCGVVLKCLDPILTIACTLGYRDPFVLPAQASHKRAALLRRLSFTANTYSDHMALLRIFQAWQKACADGCERTFCEKNFLSQATMDMILGMRTHLLGQLRAIGFVRAHGGCDIRDVNMNSDNWAVVKAALVAGMYPNLVYMNKEGSRPSTNKEKKVLFHPTSILSHYQLKKSTSGKLDPQLPTDWLIYDEMSRINRVASVRCCSLVTPITIAIFGGCARTFAPALQDSASQKEAPLNDSDSEAEEVAELRIDDWLVFHMDKEAAELVSELKRRWHSLFLKRIRYPSKPWSLQDEAFIHTVVNVLSVQEELDGLLQPVGIGQRPRPMAAEDDQIKMRNPRSKFPSTPDTSQVASATKVPQKRYSNTSGSPSCNQGASFSGKQHLRSYSPQLSFSTTRYFIMKSSNAGNIEVSQQKGIWSTTPNNETKLVKAFQKNHPVILFFSVQSSGHFQGYARMTSTVTWDSCHDWGFTGLGGVFKVEWIKKEHVSFHCTKHIQNQWNDNKNVQMSRDGQELDTNAGRKLMFVWDDMGSNQ